The sequence CAGCCACCAGGCTTTCCCGAACGCCGATGATTCCGACAGATTCCCATCCACGGTCACTTTGCAGCAACGGCACAATCTCCTGTCGCACCATCGCCTCGAACTCGCCGGGGACTCCCGGAAAACTCCAGACCTTCGTCCCCGCCCTCTCAAATCGAATGCCCAGCGCCGACCCCGCGGGGTTCAAAACACCCTCCGCGGCCGCTGGAACTGCCTGCTGATTCCTTTCTTCACTCACGGGGAGAGGGCAGCCCAGATATTCCGCCAGGGCCCCCCGGGTCCTGTCGTCGTGAGTAGGGCCAAGCCCCCCCGACAGAACCAGCATATCGACCTGCCCCACCCAGCGTTTCAGCGCCTCGACAATATCGGACCGGTCATCGGGGATCACCTCCGCGCGCCGCACCTTCCATCCGGCATCGTGCAGACGCCAGGCCAGAGAAGCGCAGTTGCCCTCGCGCCGGATACCGCTCAAAAGTTCATCTCCAACGGCAATCAACACGGCTGTTTTCAATTTTTGTTTTACCCCCGTTTCCTGGGTCCGGTCTTCTACAGAAATGACAGAAATAAGGTTCTCAGCCAGCCCTGATCCAGAAAAATCCATGCAATACTCTGCAAAATCAGGTTCACCAGGATGCCCCCCACAATGTCGTCCGCCATGATTCCCCAGCCCGACGACAGTTTTTCGGCCGTACACACGGGAACGGGCTTGAGAATATCGACGATACGAAAAAGAAAAAACGCCGGAATGAGGAACGAAGGAGGAAGAGCCCACAGCGACAGCCACATTCCCACCACTTCGTCGATAACGACTTCCGGAGGGTCGCTTTTTCCCGTCTCTTTCGCGTAAACGCTCGCGGCGCCCACACCAAAAGCCGCTGTCAGAAAAATGACCCACTCGTTTATGGGGAAAAGCACATACAAAACACAGGCTACAGCGGAACCTACGGTCCCCGGCATTTTTGTCAGGTACCCCGCTCCGCAGAGAGTGGCCGCCGCCTTCGCCGCATCGAACCGCCTCACGAGCGCAGTCTCCTTCCAAAGAGGTCGTACTCCGCGGCGTCCGTAATTTCGACCTCGACCAGGTCGCCGGGTTCGAGACCGGCGCCGTCTTCGATGCAGACCATGCCGTCCACCTCCGGCGCGTCCCTCCAGGAACGTCCCCAAGCCGAACAGGAGTCGAGCGCGTCCGCGTCTGAATCGTGAATCGGACTTCTCCCAGGAGTTTCAGCGCCTTCGATTTCCTCCACCAGAACCTGCAGCCGTTTTCCCACAAAGAGGGCGTTGCGTTCCTGAGATATTTCCGCCTGAAGGCTCATCAGCCGCTCGTAGCGCTCTTCTTTGATTTCATCGGGAATCTGCCCCGGCAGAAGCGCGGCTTTCGTCCCCTCCTCCGGGGAATAGAGGAACGCCCCGACGCGGTCCGGTTCCATCTCCTCCAGAAAATCGAGAACACGAGAAAACTGCTCTTCCGTTTCACCGGGAAATCCCACCATGATCGTGGTCCGAAGGGTAAACAGAGGGTTCTTTTCCCGAAGGTAACGAAATATTTTTCGGATATGAGCCGATGCGGGGCTGCGATTCATGGCGGCAAGGATGGCATCGTCAATATGCTGTATGGGAATATCCAGATAGGGAAGCACCTTTTCCTTTTCGGCAAGGAAATCCAGAAATTCGGGCGTAACGCGGTCGGGATGGAGATAGAGCAGACGCAGCCAGGTCCCTTCCGGCAGGGCGTCATCCAGAGCGCTGAGAAGGTCCCTGATGTGGGGAGTCCCGTCGATGTCTCTGCCGTACGCCGTCAGGTCCTGCCCCACGAGACAAAGCTCCTTCGCCCCGGAAGCGCAGAGAGAACGGGCCTCCTCCACCAGTTCCGGAACGGGGACGCTGCGTAAACGTCCGCGGATGAGGGGAATCGTGCAGTAGGAGCAGAAGGTGTCGCAGCCCTCCCCCACCTTCAGACAGCGGGTCCAGGGGCTGCCGTCCGGAAGGAGGCCCCGGGGAAGGCAATTTGTTGTCCGGTGAACCGGTGATGTCCCCTCGGAAAGAAAGTCGAGAATTTTATCCCGCTCTTCAGCCCCGGCCCAAAGGTCCACCGAGGGCAGTTCCCTGCGCAGGTCCGCTTCGTAACGATTGACCAGGCAGCCCGTCACGATTATTTTTTCGAGCTTCCCCCGCTCTTTCAAAGCTTCGAGGTCCAGAATGGCATCGATATTTTCTTTGACCGCATCCTGAATGAACCCGCAGGTATTGATCAACCCCGCCTGTGCGTCGTTGGAATTTCCCACGATTTTGTGCCCGCCGGCCTCCAGCAGGCCGATCAGGTGCTCGCTGTCCACACTGTTCTTGGCACAGCCCATGCTCATAAAAAATATATTCATCGACAGCCGCCCGTGGTCACTGCAATTTCTTATATGTCCCGTCCGGACTGTATTGGTAGGTTTCCGAGTTTTTAGACCCCTTTGGATTGACCACTCCCAGATCTTTGCCATTCAGCACGATTTCCACCATGTTCGGACGTCCATAGGTCACCTTCGCCGGAGAGGGCAGATCCCAGGAGACCTCCGTCCCGGATTTCAGAGTTTTGCTGAAAAGAACCTGAGTCCCGATCGTCACTTTCATCCAGACATCTCCTTTGGCCCTGAAGGCGATAAAGGGTTTTGCCGGTTCCGGTTCGGGTTCAGGCTCCAGGCTGACCGCCGGGGGAAGAATCGAGAGAGACGCATCCGCCGAAAAGAGAACGTCCCGGGAGCTCACGTCCCCGGAGACGGCGGCGTTTTCGCCTCCGCCCGGTTTTTCCGGCGTCGAGGCGTTCATGTCCTGATACTTCATGACGAGACTGCTCAACGGATTGTTTTCCCAGGAGTACCAGACATATCCCCCCGCTCCCAGCAGAACCAGAATCAGAAGGGTAAACAGCCAGAACCGGGAGGCCAGCCTGAACCCTTTTGTGGGGTAGGTGCTGTCCCCCAGAACGTTTATGGGCGTCAGGGACTGCTCTTTTCGAGATTCTCTGTTCAGCCAGGAGATGAACTCTTCCTTCAGGTCCTCGGCGCCAATGACGCCCAGGTATGTACGCACAAAACCGCGAACGTAGACCAGATCCGGAAATCCCTGATAGTTCCCCTCTTCTATTCCTCGAAGAAACTCGATACGCACACGCGTTCTTTCAAAAATATCTTCCAGAGAAAAACCGGCGCCTTCACGCCGATCTCTGGCCATGCTCCCAAGCTCCCTCAGAGCTTCATCTCGGTCCGAAGCGGGCATTGACAAGAGCCTCCTTAGCTATAATTCTCGATTCCTCCAAAAAACGGGCGGGATTTGAACTGCCGAAAACGGCGCTGCCCATGACAACAACGTCACACCCCGCGGCGACAACCTCCGCCAGATTGTCCTGATTGACGCCGCCGTCCAGCTCCGTGAGATAGCCATAACCTTCTGCGGCTCGCAGACGCACGAGATCCCGCATTTTTTCCAGAACGCTCCCCATCAGCTTCTGCCCTCCGAAACCCGGAGTCACCGACATCAGCAGCACCACATCCACCCGGTCCAGCACAAAGCAGGCCTGTTCCACGGGAGTGGCCGGCGCGAGTACGACTCCTGCCCTGAGCCCGGCCTGACGAATGCGATCCAGACGGCTGCAAAGCAGCTGAGGATCCACCTCGGCGTGAATCGTGATCTGGGAAGCTCCGGCCTCTATGCAGGCGGGCAGGACGACGTCCAGGGCATTCGTCATCAGGTGAACGTCCAGAAACGCCTCCCTGTATTTCCCGCGCAGAGCTTTCACCATCCCGGGGCCGAAGGAAATGTTCGGAACGAAATGGCCGTCCATGACGTCGAGATGCAACCAGTCGTAATTCCCCGAAAGCGACTCCACCGCGGCCTCCACATTCAAGGGATCCGCCCCCAGAACAGAAGGCGCAAACAACGTCTTACCCTTTTTCATTATACCCGTATCGTTCATATCCCAAAATCCGTTCGATCTACATATACCGGTCCTGCCAGACAAATTCACCGCCAAGGTAAATGGTCACGGCACATTCCTTCGAATAGGGGGCATCCAGCGATACATACTCTCCGCTTTTGGCCTCCCGATTCAGAAGCACTTTGGTTCCGGCGGGGTCCACCATCTCAATTTTAAGCTGCAACGGGCGAGCCAGAGGCGGCACCTGGTAGCGTATCCGCGCGATTTTCCCCCCCGCGGGCTGAAGATTCGCGGGGACTTTGGGGGGAGTCGGCGGCGTTTCCGGCTCTTTTGCGGGAGCGGTCCCCGTTCCTGGAGCCGAAGTCGTCGTACCTCCGCCGGAAGGAAGCGTTTTTTCTCCCGAAAGGGCGGGATTCTGAATCACCTGCACCACCGGTTTGCCCGTATCCGCGTTTCCCGAGGCCCTGGACGAAGTGGAAGGACTCCTGGACTCCGCCACGACCACATCGTCATAACCGGGAATTTTCACCACCACCTGGGAAGAAGGCGCGGAGGAAGGGGCGTCTCCGGAGCTTCCGGCGACGCTTTTCGGGGTTCCGGGCGTTTCCGGACGCTTTGCCGTCACCACCCTCAGCAGCACGCTCTCTCCCGCCCGCACCGTCGTGCCGGCCGCGGGACGCGTTCCCGCCACGGATCCTTCCGGTTCGTTGGGACTGTAAACCGGATCGACCCTGGCGACCTTCAGGGAATTGGCGGCGAGGATCTCCCGGGCCTGCCGCTCCGACATCCGGGCCACGTCAGGAATGACCACCCGACCCTCCCCCCCCGCGTTGACGAGAAGGTCGATCCTGGAATCCGCGGGAATGTTCGCCGGCGCCGCGGGGCTCTGTGCAATAACCGTTCCCACGGGCTGGGAATCGTCCCGAATTCGAACGATGTCTCCGATCCGGAATCCCTGGTTGCGAATGGCATCCTGCGCCCGCGCGAGGTCCAGATTGCGAACGTCGGGAACGCCCCGACGGGGTCCCCCCTGGCTGATCTGCAGAATAACGACCCCGCCCTCCCGGCGCAGCCGGACGCCCGCCTCCGGGGATTGAGTCAGCACCCGCCCCTGGGGCAGACTTGAGGGAACCCGCACCACATTCGCCGCAAGCCCCAAACGTTCCAGCGCCGCAACGGCCTCGTCGGCCGGCATGTCGCTCAGATGAGGCACCGTCACGTCGTCGACGCCGCTGAAAAACACGGTGTAGACCGCAACGGCTCCCGACGCAAAAATCACCAACACCACCAGCAAAAGTGTCCAACGAAACAATTTATCCATACCAATCAGGCCTCCGCCTTTTTCATGACGACAGAAACATAAAAACCATCCAGCCAGGGTTCCTTCGGCCAGATATATGTCCCCCACGGACGCCCGCGGCGCACGTGACTCCCCTCCCAGGAAACATCCAGGACGACACATTCCGGATGTTTCAGCAGAGCTCCTGCCACGATGTTTTCATTTTCCTGACGAAGAAGACTGCAGGTCGCATAAATTATAATACCACCGTCGGCCGTCAGCGTTAACGCCCGCTCCAGCAAAGCCGCCTGCAATTCGCAGATTTTATCCAGCCTGGCCCAGTTCAGCTTCCATTTGGACTCCGGCTTGCGGTTCCAGGTTCCGCTCCCCGAGCAGGGCGCGTCCAGAAACACCAGGGATGGACGTTCTCCCGGAGAAAGCGACAGGGCATCCCCGGCCCGCAGCGTCACTCTGGATTCCACCTTCAGGCGCTTCATTTCTCCCATCGCGGCCAGATGCCGTCCCGCGGACAACTCCCAGCATTCGAGGCGGGCTTTCGGCAGAGATTGGGCGATCTGAGCGGCCTTGACCCCGCGCCCCGAACACATGTCGAGAATGAGGCCGTTTCTCCAGAAATCCCTCGCCAGAGACGCCGCCAGCATGGAGCCCTCCGTCTGCATCGTCACCCGTCCCTCTTTGAAGCCGGGAACCAGCGAAGGCAGCGCCGTTGAAGGAAGACGCAGAGAGCCCGCAAAAAGGTCGGAAAGCTCTGTCGTCACTCCTTTTTTCTCCAGCATCTCCCGTACCTC is a genomic window of Synergistaceae bacterium containing:
- a CDS encoding phosphatidylglycerophosphatase A; amino-acid sequence: MRRFDAAKAAATLCGAGYLTKMPGTVGSAVACVLYVLFPINEWVIFLTAAFGVGAASVYAKETGKSDPPEVVIDEVVGMWLSLWALPPSFLIPAFFLFRIVDILKPVPVCTAEKLSSGWGIMADDIVGGILVNLILQSIAWIFLDQGWLRTLFLSFL
- a CDS encoding DUF4115 domain-containing protein, with translation MPASDRDEALRELGSMARDRREGAGFSLEDIFERTRVRIEFLRGIEEGNYQGFPDLVYVRGFVRTYLGVIGAEDLKEEFISWLNRESRKEQSLTPINVLGDSTYPTKGFRLASRFWLFTLLILVLLGAGGYVWYSWENNPLSSLVMKYQDMNASTPEKPGGGENAAVSGDVSSRDVLFSADASLSILPPAVSLEPEPEPEPAKPFIAFRAKGDVWMKVTIGTQVLFSKTLKSGTEVSWDLPSPAKVTYGRPNMVEIVLNGKDLGVVNPKGSKNSETYQYSPDGTYKKLQ
- a CDS encoding PASTA domain-containing protein, with protein sequence MDKLFRWTLLLVVLVIFASGAVAVYTVFFSGVDDVTVPHLSDMPADEAVAALERLGLAANVVRVPSSLPQGRVLTQSPEAGVRLRREGGVVILQISQGGPRRGVPDVRNLDLARAQDAIRNQGFRIGDIVRIRDDSQPVGTVIAQSPAAPANIPADSRIDLLVNAGGEGRVVIPDVARMSERQAREILAANSLKVARVDPVYSPNEPEGSVAGTRPAAGTTVRAGESVLLRVVTAKRPETPGTPKSVAGSSGDAPSSAPSSQVVVKIPGYDDVVVAESRSPSTSSRASGNADTGKPVVQVIQNPALSGEKTLPSGGGTTTSAPGTGTAPAKEPETPPTPPKVPANLQPAGGKIARIRYQVPPLARPLQLKIEMVDPAGTKVLLNREAKSGEYVSLDAPYSKECAVTIYLGGEFVWQDRYM
- the rimO gene encoding 30S ribosomal protein S12 methylthiotransferase RimO, which encodes MNIFFMSMGCAKNSVDSEHLIGLLEAGGHKIVGNSNDAQAGLINTCGFIQDAVKENIDAILDLEALKERGKLEKIIVTGCLVNRYEADLRRELPSVDLWAGAEERDKILDFLSEGTSPVHRTTNCLPRGLLPDGSPWTRCLKVGEGCDTFCSYCTIPLIRGRLRSVPVPELVEEARSLCASGAKELCLVGQDLTAYGRDIDGTPHIRDLLSALDDALPEGTWLRLLYLHPDRVTPEFLDFLAEKEKVLPYLDIPIQHIDDAILAAMNRSPASAHIRKIFRYLREKNPLFTLRTTIMVGFPGETEEQFSRVLDFLEEMEPDRVGAFLYSPEEGTKAALLPGQIPDEIKEERYERLMSLQAEISQERNALFVGKRLQVLVEEIEGAETPGRSPIHDSDADALDSCSAWGRSWRDAPEVDGMVCIEDGAGLEPGDLVEVEITDAAEYDLFGRRLRS
- a CDS encoding RsmB/NOP family class I SAM-dependent RNA methyltransferase; amino-acid sequence: MRGIEGAYVVLRAVRGGGIASEELRSLGAKISPKELTLASSLVYLALRREALWTAIFTSRLKKGRVKTEKPSHQTADCLLLGTAGLLGLRRFAGGVLVNALLELLKAGGESKAVPLVNAVLHSVGETGAEEMEKLRRSPILEDRALWAGIPVWSLPAWKKTWNTGELNELFDLMQLSPRAALRTMPEEREEVREMLEKKGVTTELSDLFAGSLRLPSTALPSLVPGFKEGRVTMQTEGSMLAASLARDFWRNGLILDMCSGRGVKAAQIAQSLPKARLECWELSAGRHLAAMGEMKRLKVESRVTLRAGDALSLSPGERPSLVFLDAPCSGSGTWNRKPESKWKLNWARLDKICELQAALLERALTLTADGGIIIYATCSLLRQENENIVAGALLKHPECVVLDVSWEGSHVRRGRPWGTYIWPKEPWLDGFYVSVVMKKAEA
- a CDS encoding ribulose-phosphate 3-epimerase — translated: MNDTGIMKKGKTLFAPSVLGADPLNVEAAVESLSGNYDWLHLDVMDGHFVPNISFGPGMVKALRGKYREAFLDVHLMTNALDVVLPACIEAGASQITIHAEVDPQLLCSRLDRIRQAGLRAGVVLAPATPVEQACFVLDRVDVVLLMSVTPGFGGQKLMGSVLEKMRDLVRLRAAEGYGYLTELDGGVNQDNLAEVVAAGCDVVVMGSAVFGSSNPARFLEESRIIAKEALVNARFGPR